The following are from one region of the Scylla paramamosain isolate STU-SP2022 chromosome 45, ASM3559412v1, whole genome shotgun sequence genome:
- the LOC135094252 gene encoding centrosomal protein of 55 kDa-like isoform X2 gives MGCGRRCGCWALSELELERARHQNTLEENARYQRHVQDLRDELSTLHSTVADLERRYSDLSARYRTTVANLDDVNDTTLRLKDHSSELSEENRRLRLTSEKLEEETRSLRGQLEEAREHAEEEHRRRVSSEMTLSRDLTTTEKHYASKLRRAHSLHDLDRQHLEHDIDRLQHALTRQKQHHRDTIRDMYCHHGRLHRHHYCLAHRTCWR, from the exons ATGGGGTGTGGGCGGCGCTGCGGCTGCTGGGCGCTGAGTGAACTGGAACTGGAGAGAGCCAGGCACCAGAACACGCTGGAGGAGAACGCCCGCTACCAGAGACACGTGCAG GACCTGCGTGATGAGCTGTCTACTCTACACTCGACTGTCGCGGATCTTGAGAGGCGGTACTCGGACCTCTCAGCCAGATACCGCACCACTGTGGCTAACTTGGACGAT GTCAACGACACGACCCTGAGACTGAAGGACCACTCGTCTGAGCTGTCCGAGGAGAACAGGCGGCTGCGGTTGACCTCggagaagctggaggaggag ACCCGGTCACTGAGGGGgcagctggaggaggcaagggaacacGCAGAGGAGGAGCATCGGCGAAGGGTGTCCAGCGAGATGACACTCTCCCGTGACCTGACCACAACAGAAAAGCACTACGCCAGCAAGCTCCGGCGTGCCCACTCCCTCCACGACCTGGACCGCCAGCACCTGGAGCATGACATCGACCGGCTGCAGCACGCCCTGACTCGacagaagcagcaccaccgGGACACCATCAGGGACATGTACTGCCACCACGGCCGActacaccgccaccactactgcctGGCCCACA GGACATGCTGGAGGTGA
- the LOC135094252 gene encoding liprin-alpha-2-like isoform X1 — translation MGCGRRCGCWALSELELERARHQNTLEENARYQRHVQDLRDELSTLHSTVADLERRYSDLSARYRTTVANLDDVNDTTLRLKDHSSELSEENRRLRLTSEKLEEEVGRVGSAQARLKTRSLRGQLEEAREHAEEEHRRRVSSEMTLSRDLTTTEKHYASKLRRAHSLHDLDRQHLEHDIDRLQHALTRQKQHHRDTIRDMYCHHGRLHRHHYCLAHRTCWR, via the exons ATGGGGTGTGGGCGGCGCTGCGGCTGCTGGGCGCTGAGTGAACTGGAACTGGAGAGAGCCAGGCACCAGAACACGCTGGAGGAGAACGCCCGCTACCAGAGACACGTGCAG GACCTGCGTGATGAGCTGTCTACTCTACACTCGACTGTCGCGGATCTTGAGAGGCGGTACTCGGACCTCTCAGCCAGATACCGCACCACTGTGGCTAACTTGGACGAT GTCAACGACACGACCCTGAGACTGAAGGACCACTCGTCTGAGCTGTCCGAGGAGAACAGGCGGCTGCGGTTGACCTCggagaagctggaggaggaggtgggtcgGGTCGGCTCAGCTCAGGCTAGGCTAAAG ACCCGGTCACTGAGGGGgcagctggaggaggcaagggaacacGCAGAGGAGGAGCATCGGCGAAGGGTGTCCAGCGAGATGACACTCTCCCGTGACCTGACCACAACAGAAAAGCACTACGCCAGCAAGCTCCGGCGTGCCCACTCCCTCCACGACCTGGACCGCCAGCACCTGGAGCATGACATCGACCGGCTGCAGCACGCCCTGACTCGacagaagcagcaccaccgGGACACCATCAGGGACATGTACTGCCACCACGGCCGActacaccgccaccactactgcctGGCCCACA GGACATGCTGGAGGTGA